The following proteins are encoded in a genomic region of Syngnathus acus chromosome 22, fSynAcu1.2, whole genome shotgun sequence:
- the LOC119116040 gene encoding papilin-like isoform X6 yields MMLPLLLLQLVLAPALLVSAEDYWEGWGAYGPCSRTCGGGVMVRSRRCITHRNDGGYNCVGPDKSYLACNTQECPAGTKDYREEQCAQFDGADFKGSRYSWVPYYGAENPCELNCVPKGENFVYRHSATVKDGTPCHPGRLDICVEGVCRRIGCDNILDSNMQEDPCLQCGGQGQTCSLVRNTFNTQRLAPGYNQMFTIPAGATSISIREKHPSRNYLAVRNLQGDYYLNGHWSLEFTSAAQIAGTKLYYQRGVEGDNLPESIIGRGPTTEPLVVELISQEPNQGVEYEYYLPVGHPTEGYAWSFGSWSACSKECGIGYQSRAVYCSIDNEAVPDHLCPYYARPESNRTCNPQACPVTYAWRTSEWTDCNVACGGGFQYRGVDCLYNDESGPRVVEDAYCAQYTQAPTDQQKCNMQRCTDHPGSAIISYIPSENAVQCRTTTYGCCYDRTTPAAGPNGEGCRDPPAPFERSICSLPKAAGSCSSWTARYFFDVLSGKCTEFWYGGCHGNSNHFATQEECHRVCHEPNGNGNGNGNGNGNGNGNGNGNGDGDGNGNGHANGNGNGNGRTNGNGNGHTNGNGNGNGYTNGNGNGRSNGNGNGNGRTNGNGNGNGHTNGNGNGNGYSNGNGNGNGHPNGNGNGNGHPNGNGNGNGNGNGHPNGNGNGNGHPNGNGNGNGNGHPNGNGNGNGHPNGNGNDNGHPNGNGNGNGHPNGNGNGNGNGHPNGNGNGNGYSNGNGNGNGRTNGNGNGNGRPNGNGNGYSNGNGNGNGHPNGNGNGHPNGNGNGYSNGNGNGNGHPNGNGNGNGNGHPNGNGNGNGNGHPNGNGNGNGNGHPNGNGNGNGNGHPNGNGNGNGYSNGNGNGNGRTNGNGNGNGRTNGNGNGRPNGNGHTNGNGNGRSNGNGNGNGRNGNGHSNGNGNGNGNGNGNGYPNGNGNGRSNGYGQRANGNGNGNGNGEDYNGNGHDNGNGNGRSNGHTQRVASSVAHTAHKARFVLKARRPHFITVKKHLIPAASLTLPAQVKIDQSDPSAVEALAGQTVVLPCRVSPPPSSTVALQWSKDGAALTSRRHQQQPNGSLLLGPVSKSDEGWFLCVATKEQERDHRYVYLTVSEGASRPQPTSLPTDELSPGFTLERSAASLLEMRAGQAARLPCTVVPATSLRYVSIQWSRDGRTLSDSRFVQQLDGTLLIESLRTEDAGVYTCSASTQHQLEQRRVHLRVQAALRITKAPDNIQVPEGSTALLPCVASGVDVSIGWSRNGVPVRPDGRKVQVSADGSLILNNVQASDEGTYTCNAYAGIYSASASADVRLLKNVQTGGVMTSPSGTPCLDQPELANCELVVYAQLCANQYYAAFCCASCARQARSGDRLAR; encoded by the exons ATGATGCTGCCTCTGTTGCTCCTCCAGCTGGTCCTGGCTCCAGCCCTTTTG GTGTCCGCTGAGGACTACTGGGAGGGGTGGGGTGCATACGGACCATGCAGTCGGACCTGCGGCGGTGGTGTGATGGTCAGAAGCAGACGCTGTATCACCCACAG AAACGACGGAGGCTACAACTGTGTTGGACCTGACAAGTCTTACCTGGCCTGTAACACTCAG GAGTGTCCCGCGGGAACTAAGGATTACCGTGAGGAGCAGTGCGCCCAGTTCGATGGGGCTGACTTCAAGGGGTCACGTTACAGCTGGGTGCCTTATTACGGAG CCGAGAACCCCTGCGAGCTGAACTGCGTGCCAAAGGGAGAGAACTTTGTCTACCGCCACAGTGCCACCGTTAAGGACGGAACACCTTGCCATCCCGGACGCCTTGACATTTGTGTGGAGGGAGTCTGCAGG CGCATAGGCTGCGACAACATACTGGACTCCAACATGCAGGAGGACCCCTGCCTGCAGTGCGGAGGCCAAGGACAGACCTGCTCACTGGTCAGGAACACCTTCAACACGCAGCGTCTTGCTCCCG GTTACAACCAGATGTTCACCATCCCCGCTGGAGCCACCTCCATCAGCATTAGAGAGAAACACCCTTCACGCAATTACCTCG CTGTCAGGAACCTGCAAGGAGATTACTACCTGAACGGTCACTGGTCCCTGGAGTTCACCAGTGCTGCCCAAATTGCCGGCACCAAGCTGTACTACCAACGAGGCGTAGAGGGCGACAACCTTCCCGAGTCCATCATCGGCCGCGGACCCACCACCGAGCCCCTCGTCGTGGAG CTGATCAGCCAGGAGCCCAACCAGGGTGTGGAGTACGAGTACTACCTTCCCGTGGGACACCCCACAGAGGGATACGCCTGGAGCTTCGGATCTTGGTCCGCCTGCAGCAAAGAGTGCGGAATTG GCTATCAGTCCAGAGCCGTCTACTGCTCCATCGACAACGAGGCCGTGCCCGACCACCTGTGCCCGTACTATGCCCGACCCGAGAGCAACAGAACCTGCAACCCTCAGGCCTGCCCTGTCACCTACGC CTGGAGAACCAGCGAGTGGACCGACTGCAACGTGGCATGCGGAGGCGGATTCCAGTATCGCGGCGTGGACTGTCTCTACAATGACGAGTCGGGACCCCGCGTGGTCGAGGACGCCTACTGCGCTCAGTACACTCAGGCACCCACTGACCAGCAGAAATGCAACATGCAGCGCTGCACCGACCACCCCGGAAGTGCG ATCATTTCCTACATCCCCTCTGAGAACGCCGTTCAGTGCCGCACCACCACCTACGGGTGCTGCTACGACCGCACCACCCCTGCTGCCGGGCCCAATGGAGAGGGCTGCCGTGACCCACCCGCACCTT TCGAGCGCTCCATCTGCTCACTGCCTAAGGCCGCTGGATCCTGCTCCAGCTGGACGGCGCGCTACTTCTTTGATGTTCTAAGCGGCAAGTGTACCGAGTTCTGGTACGGAGGCTGCCACGGCAACAGCAATCACTTTGCAACACAGGAGGAGTGCCACAGGGTCTGCCACGAGCCTAATGGCAATGGAAACGGCAATGGAAACGGAAATGGAAACGGAAACGGAAACGGAAATGGAAATGGTGACGGTGACGGTAACGGTAACGGCCACGCCAATGGAAATGGCAATGGTAATGGCCGCACCAATGGAAATGGCAACGGCCACACCAACGGAAACGGAAATGGTAACGGTTACACAAACGGAAACGGTAACGGCCGCTCAAATGGAAATGGCAACGGTAATGGCCGCACCAACGGAAACGGTAACGGCAACGGCCACACCAACGGAAATGGCAATGGTAACGGTTACTCAAACGGCAATGGAAATGGTAACGGCCACCCCAACGGCAATGGAAACGGTAACGGCCACCCCAACGGCAATGGCAATGGCAATGGAAACGGTAACGGCCACCCCAACGGCAATGGAAACGGTAACGGCCACCCCAACGGCAATGGCAATGGAAACGGTAACGGCCACCCCAACGGAAATGGAAACGGTAACGGCCACCCCAACGGAAATGGAAACGATAACGGCCACCCCAATGGCAATGGAAACGGTAACGGCCACCCCAACGGCAATGGCAATGGAAACGGTAACGGCCATCCCAACGGCAACGGCAATGGTAATGGTTACTCAAACGGCAATGGAAACGGTAACGGCCGCACCAACGGCAATGGAAACGGTAACGGACGCCCCAAC GGCAATGGTAACGGTTACTCAAACGGCAATGGAAACGGTAACGGCCACCCCAATGGAAACGGTAACGGCCACCCCAACGGCAATGGTAACGGTTACTCAAACGGCAATGGAAACGGTAACGGCCACCCCAACGGCAATGGCAATGGAAACGGTAACGGCCACCCCAACGGCAATGGCAATGGAAACGGTAACGGCCACCCCAACGGCAATGGCAATGGAAACGGTAACGGCCACCCCAACGGCAATGGCAATGGAAACGGTAACGGCCACCCCAACGGCAACGGCAATGGTAATGGTTACTCAAACGGCAATGGAAACGGTAACGGCCGCACCAACGGCAATGGAAATGGTAACGGCCGCACCAACGGTAATGGTAACGGTCGCCCCAACGGTAACGGGCACACCAACGGAAATGGCAACGGTCGCTCCAACGGAAATGGAAACGGTAACGGCCGCAACGGTAATGGTCACTCCAACGGTAATGGAAACGGAAATGGAAACGGTAATGGAAATGGTTACCCAAACGGTAACGGAAATGGCCGCTCCAACGGATATGGACAGCGCGCCAACGGAAATGGCAACGGCAACGGAAATGGCGAGGACTACAACGGAAACGGCCACGACAACGGAAACGGCAATGGCCGCTCCAATGGTCACACCCAGAGGGTAGCATCCAGCGTGGCCCACACTGCCCACAAGGCCCGCTTTGTCTTGAAAGCCCGCAGGCCTCACTTTATCACCGTGAAAAAGCACCTTATCCCCGCAGCCAG TTTGACTTTGCCAGCCCAGGTCAAGATTGACCAGTCGGACCCGTCCGCCGTAGAGGCCCTGGCGGGCCAGACGGTGGTGCTGCCCTGCAGAGTCAGCCCACCGCCCAGTTCCACCGTGGCGCTCCAGTGGAGCAAGGACGGAGCCGCATTGACATCACGCAG ACATCAACAGCAGCCCAACGGTTCGCTGCTGCTCGGCCCTGTCAGCAAGTCGGACGAAGGCTGGTTCTTGTGTGTGGCCACCAAGGAGCAGGAAAGAGACCACCGCTACGTTTACCTGACTGTCTCAG AGGGAGCGTCCCGGCCGCAGCCCACCTCCTTGCCGACGGACGAGCTTTCGCCAGG GTTCACCCTGGAGCGCTCGGCCGCATCCTTGCTGGAGATGCGAGCGGGACAGGCGGCCCGACTGCCGTGCACCGTCGTACCCGCAACCTCACTCAGATACGTCAGCATACAATGGAGCCGAGACGGACGCACACTCAGCGACTCCAG GTTTGTCCAGCAGTTAGATGGCACACTGCTCATTGAGTCACTTCGGACTGAGGACGCCGGTGTGTACACTTGCTCCGCCTCCACGCAGCATCAGCTGGAGCAGAGACGCGTACATCTCAGAGTTCAAG CTGCCTTGCGGATCACCAAAGCTCCCGACAACATCCAAGTACCTGAAGGCAGCACGGCACTGCTACCCTGCGTGGCGTCGGGAGTCGACGTAAGCATCGGCTGGTCCAG GAACGGCGTCCCAGTGCGTCCGGACGGACGTAAGGTCCAGGTGTCTGCCGACGGGAGCCTGATCCTCAACAATGTGCAGGCATCCGACGAGGGCACCTACACGTGCAACGCCTACGCCGGCATCTACTCGGCCAGCGCCTCGGCTGACGTGCGCCTCctcaaaaatgtgcaaacag GCGGGGTTATGACATCACCATCGGGGACGCCGTGCTTGGACCAGCCTGAATTGGCCAACTGCGAGCTGGTGGTCTACGCCCAGCTGTGCGCCAACCAGTACTACGCTGCCTTCTGTTGTGCCAGCTGTGCCCGCCAAGCACGCAGCGGTGACAGGTTAGCTCGGTGA
- the LOC119116040 gene encoding papilin-like isoform X31, with protein sequence MMLPLLLLQLVLAPALLVSAEDYWEGWGAYGPCSRTCGGGVMVRSRRCITHRNDGGYNCVGPDKSYLACNTQECPAGTKDYREEQCAQFDGADFKGSRYSWVPYYGAENPCELNCVPKGENFVYRHSATVKDGTPCHPGRLDICVEGVCRRIGCDNILDSNMQEDPCLQCGGQGQTCSLVRNTFNTQRLAPGYNQMFTIPAGATSISIREKHPSRNYLAVRNLQGDYYLNGHWSLEFTSAAQIAGTKLYYQRGVEGDNLPESIIGRGPTTEPLVVELISQEPNQGVEYEYYLPVGHPTEGYAWSFGSWSACSKECGIGYQSRAVYCSIDNEAVPDHLCPYYARPESNRTCNPQACPVTYAWRTSEWTDCNVACGGGFQYRGVDCLYNDESGPRVVEDAYCAQYTQAPTDQQKCNMQRCTDHPGSAIISYIPSENAVQCRTTTYGCCYDRTTPAAGPNGEGCRDPPAPFERSICSLPKAAGSCSSWTARYFFDVLSGKCTEFWYGGCHGNSNHFATQEECHRVCHEPNGNGNGNGNGNGNGNGNGNGNGDGDGNGNGHANGNGNGNGRTNGNGNGHTNGNGNGNGYTNGNGNGRSNGNGNGNGRTNGNGNGNGHTNGNGNGNGYSNGNGNGNGHPNGNGNGNGHPNGNGNGNGNGNGHPNGNGNGNGHPNGNGNGNGNGHPNGNGNGNGHPNGNGNDNGHPNGNGNGNGHPNGNGNGNGNGHPNGNGNGNGYSNGNGNGNGHGNGNGRPNGNGNGNGYSNGNGNGNGHPNGNGNGHTNGNGNGRSNGNGNGNGRNGNGHSNGNGNGNGNGNGNGYPNGNGNGRSNGYGQRANGNGNGNGNGEDYNGNGHDNGNGNGRSNGHTQRVASSVAHTAHKARFVLKARRPHFITVKKHLIPAASLTLPAQVKIDQSDPSAVEALAGQTVVLPCRVSPPPSSTVALQWSKDGAALTSRRHQQQPNGSLLLGPVSKSDEGWFLCVATKEQERDHRYVYLTVSEGASRPQPTSLPTDELSPGFTLERSAASLLEMRAGQAARLPCTVVPATSLRYVSIQWSRDGRTLSDSRFVQQLDGTLLIESLRTEDAGVYTCSASTQHQLEQRRVHLRVQAALRITKAPDNIQVPEGSTALLPCVASGVDVSIGWSRNGVPVRPDGRKVQVSADGSLILNNVQASDEGTYTCNAYAGIYSASASADVRLLKNVQTGGVMTSPSGTPCLDQPELANCELVVYAQLCANQYYAAFCCASCARQARSGDRLAR encoded by the exons ATGATGCTGCCTCTGTTGCTCCTCCAGCTGGTCCTGGCTCCAGCCCTTTTG GTGTCCGCTGAGGACTACTGGGAGGGGTGGGGTGCATACGGACCATGCAGTCGGACCTGCGGCGGTGGTGTGATGGTCAGAAGCAGACGCTGTATCACCCACAG AAACGACGGAGGCTACAACTGTGTTGGACCTGACAAGTCTTACCTGGCCTGTAACACTCAG GAGTGTCCCGCGGGAACTAAGGATTACCGTGAGGAGCAGTGCGCCCAGTTCGATGGGGCTGACTTCAAGGGGTCACGTTACAGCTGGGTGCCTTATTACGGAG CCGAGAACCCCTGCGAGCTGAACTGCGTGCCAAAGGGAGAGAACTTTGTCTACCGCCACAGTGCCACCGTTAAGGACGGAACACCTTGCCATCCCGGACGCCTTGACATTTGTGTGGAGGGAGTCTGCAGG CGCATAGGCTGCGACAACATACTGGACTCCAACATGCAGGAGGACCCCTGCCTGCAGTGCGGAGGCCAAGGACAGACCTGCTCACTGGTCAGGAACACCTTCAACACGCAGCGTCTTGCTCCCG GTTACAACCAGATGTTCACCATCCCCGCTGGAGCCACCTCCATCAGCATTAGAGAGAAACACCCTTCACGCAATTACCTCG CTGTCAGGAACCTGCAAGGAGATTACTACCTGAACGGTCACTGGTCCCTGGAGTTCACCAGTGCTGCCCAAATTGCCGGCACCAAGCTGTACTACCAACGAGGCGTAGAGGGCGACAACCTTCCCGAGTCCATCATCGGCCGCGGACCCACCACCGAGCCCCTCGTCGTGGAG CTGATCAGCCAGGAGCCCAACCAGGGTGTGGAGTACGAGTACTACCTTCCCGTGGGACACCCCACAGAGGGATACGCCTGGAGCTTCGGATCTTGGTCCGCCTGCAGCAAAGAGTGCGGAATTG GCTATCAGTCCAGAGCCGTCTACTGCTCCATCGACAACGAGGCCGTGCCCGACCACCTGTGCCCGTACTATGCCCGACCCGAGAGCAACAGAACCTGCAACCCTCAGGCCTGCCCTGTCACCTACGC CTGGAGAACCAGCGAGTGGACCGACTGCAACGTGGCATGCGGAGGCGGATTCCAGTATCGCGGCGTGGACTGTCTCTACAATGACGAGTCGGGACCCCGCGTGGTCGAGGACGCCTACTGCGCTCAGTACACTCAGGCACCCACTGACCAGCAGAAATGCAACATGCAGCGCTGCACCGACCACCCCGGAAGTGCG ATCATTTCCTACATCCCCTCTGAGAACGCCGTTCAGTGCCGCACCACCACCTACGGGTGCTGCTACGACCGCACCACCCCTGCTGCCGGGCCCAATGGAGAGGGCTGCCGTGACCCACCCGCACCTT TCGAGCGCTCCATCTGCTCACTGCCTAAGGCCGCTGGATCCTGCTCCAGCTGGACGGCGCGCTACTTCTTTGATGTTCTAAGCGGCAAGTGTACCGAGTTCTGGTACGGAGGCTGCCACGGCAACAGCAATCACTTTGCAACACAGGAGGAGTGCCACAGGGTCTGCCACGAGCCTAATGGCAATGGAAACGGCAATGGAAACGGAAATGGAAACGGAAACGGAAACGGAAATGGAAATGGTGACGGTGACGGTAACGGTAACGGCCACGCCAATGGAAATGGCAATGGTAATGGCCGCACCAATGGAAATGGCAACGGCCACACCAACGGAAACGGAAATGGTAACGGTTACACAAACGGAAACGGTAACGGCCGCTCAAATGGAAATGGCAACGGTAATGGCCGCACCAACGGAAACGGTAACGGCAACGGCCACACCAACGGAAATGGCAATGGTAACGGTTACTCAAACGGCAATGGAAATGGTAACGGCCACCCCAACGGCAATGGAAACGGTAACGGCCACCCCAACGGCAATGGCAATGGCAATGGAAACGGTAACGGCCACCCCAACGGCAATGGAAACGGTAACGGCCACCCCAACGGCAATGGCAATGGAAACGGTAACGGCCACCCCAACGGAAATGGAAACGGTAACGGCCACCCCAACGGAAATGGAAACGATAACGGCCACCCCAATGGCAATGGAAACGGTAACGGCCACCCCAACGGCAATGGCAATGGAAACGGTAACGGCCATCCCAACGGCAACGGCAATGGTAATGGTTACTCAAACGGCAATGGAAACGGTAACGGCC ATGGAAACGGTAACGGCCGCCCCAACGGCAATGGCAATGGTAACGGTTACTCAAACGGCAATGGAAACGGTAACGGCCACCCCAATGG CAACGGTAACGGGCACACCAACGGAAATGGCAACGGTCGCTCCAACGGAAATGGAAACGGTAACGGCCGCAACGGTAATGGTCACTCCAACGGTAATGGAAACGGAAATGGAAACGGTAATGGAAATGGTTACCCAAACGGTAACGGAAATGGCCGCTCCAACGGATATGGACAGCGCGCCAACGGAAATGGCAACGGCAACGGAAATGGCGAGGACTACAACGGAAACGGCCACGACAACGGAAACGGCAATGGCCGCTCCAATGGTCACACCCAGAGGGTAGCATCCAGCGTGGCCCACACTGCCCACAAGGCCCGCTTTGTCTTGAAAGCCCGCAGGCCTCACTTTATCACCGTGAAAAAGCACCTTATCCCCGCAGCCAG TTTGACTTTGCCAGCCCAGGTCAAGATTGACCAGTCGGACCCGTCCGCCGTAGAGGCCCTGGCGGGCCAGACGGTGGTGCTGCCCTGCAGAGTCAGCCCACCGCCCAGTTCCACCGTGGCGCTCCAGTGGAGCAAGGACGGAGCCGCATTGACATCACGCAG ACATCAACAGCAGCCCAACGGTTCGCTGCTGCTCGGCCCTGTCAGCAAGTCGGACGAAGGCTGGTTCTTGTGTGTGGCCACCAAGGAGCAGGAAAGAGACCACCGCTACGTTTACCTGACTGTCTCAG AGGGAGCGTCCCGGCCGCAGCCCACCTCCTTGCCGACGGACGAGCTTTCGCCAGG GTTCACCCTGGAGCGCTCGGCCGCATCCTTGCTGGAGATGCGAGCGGGACAGGCGGCCCGACTGCCGTGCACCGTCGTACCCGCAACCTCACTCAGATACGTCAGCATACAATGGAGCCGAGACGGACGCACACTCAGCGACTCCAG GTTTGTCCAGCAGTTAGATGGCACACTGCTCATTGAGTCACTTCGGACTGAGGACGCCGGTGTGTACACTTGCTCCGCCTCCACGCAGCATCAGCTGGAGCAGAGACGCGTACATCTCAGAGTTCAAG CTGCCTTGCGGATCACCAAAGCTCCCGACAACATCCAAGTACCTGAAGGCAGCACGGCACTGCTACCCTGCGTGGCGTCGGGAGTCGACGTAAGCATCGGCTGGTCCAG GAACGGCGTCCCAGTGCGTCCGGACGGACGTAAGGTCCAGGTGTCTGCCGACGGGAGCCTGATCCTCAACAATGTGCAGGCATCCGACGAGGGCACCTACACGTGCAACGCCTACGCCGGCATCTACTCGGCCAGCGCCTCGGCTGACGTGCGCCTCctcaaaaatgtgcaaacag GCGGGGTTATGACATCACCATCGGGGACGCCGTGCTTGGACCAGCCTGAATTGGCCAACTGCGAGCTGGTGGTCTACGCCCAGCTGTGCGCCAACCAGTACTACGCTGCCTTCTGTTGTGCCAGCTGTGCCCGCCAAGCACGCAGCGGTGACAGGTTAGCTCGGTGA